The [Eubacterium] eligens ATCC 27750 genome segment ATCAATGAGTTTGTTAAGCTGTTTCTCAATCTGCTCAAGAACATCATCCTCACCTGTTACTGCGATAGTCATTCGTGAATACTCAGGGTTGAGAGTCTCACCAACAGTAAGGCTGTCTATATTATATCCTCTGCGGCTGAACATACCAGCAACACGGCTAAGTACACCGGCTGAATTACCTACGAGAATAGAAAAAACTGCTCGTCTCATATCTAACACTCCTAAAACTCTAATTCATCTGCAAATTACTTTTAATTGCCAATTAATTATAGCACACAACATCAATCTGTCAATCGCCCACTTATAGCATTTGTCATGCCAAGGACAATCATTTTTAACATTGATATATCTGTGTCACTCCATTTTCTTCTGTTAGTTCCAAATATATCGAATTCAAACGTATATTCCTGCTCATCGTTTCCCATAGTTTTCATCTGGACAAATGAACAGATATTATTATCTCTTAATCTGCCAAATGCCTCTGGGAAATTAATTGTAAGCGATGCAATATTATTAACACAATTGATACCATATTCGTCAAAGTGGCTTTCATATCCATCTTTATATATATATGAAGCATTTTCGACCTTAATCTTGTAATGACCTGTACTGTATATGCACTTCATATCATTTCCTGCAAATATACTTATACCATGAATATTAAGCTTATCCATTATCTCAGAAAGAACATCCATGACTTTCATCTGTCCAAGTGAAACCTTCATAACGATATTAGCTGCAAGCTCATACTTCGCCATAGGCTTCATAAATTCATTGCCAAATGCAATATCATGCTTCATATCAGCCAATATATCGCCATGCTTGTCGTAATCATATATTATGTACCTGTCTTTACCCTTTTCTTTTGCAATATACAATGCTGCATCTGCAATCTTAAATAAAGTTTCAAAATCAGTTCCGTCTTTTGAAAACTGGGAAATTCCTATTGAAGTAGAAAACAGATATTCAGGCTGCTTCTGTGCCAGTAACATTTTCAGACCTTTTCTCATGGATTTAAGCATTATGCGGATTTCTTCTACTGATACATCTTTAAGAAGTACCATAAACTCATCGCCGCCAATTCTTCCAACAAGGCCTCTTCCTCCTACTGACATTCTTAATGAATCTGCAAAAGATTTAATTACTTCATCACCAAAATAATGCCCGTAGCTGTCATTAACTCTCTTAAAATTATCAATATCCAGTATCATAAGATACATTTGTCTATTCTTGTTTTCAACAGCTGCTTTATTGATTTCTTCCGTTATCATGTCAGTAATGGCTTTCTTGTTATATATTCCGGTAGCAGAGTCAAGCTTTGCCTCGTCCATATCTGTGTGCTCCTGAACCACTCTGGTTCTTTTGTCTGGCTCAGAAATAACACCAACAGTGAGTCTCTTATCAGACTCTATCATTAATGCCTGTCCATTAAACACGAGATTATCGACTCTTTCTCCCCTAGACATAATAGATGAACTGAACTTCACTGTAAAACTAGACATGCCGCTTAAGATGCTTGTGCATAATGCTTCAAAATGAATAACATCATCATTAGTAACATATCCCTTATTAATGCATGCGTCTCTCCACTCAATAAGATCCATTCTCTCGAATATCTCGGATTTATTATTTCTGTAGCAATATATTGTCAGCATCCGTGTCTCTGGGTCATATTCAAAAATCTTTTCTTCAATAACATTCATTAAAGCTCTGTATTTTCTTACCCTGTGATAATACATGTCAAAGTCATTAGATATAACAATAATATCCTGCGCAACAAGCTTTACCATACGTTCAGAACCGACATTATATATCTTCTTTTTTAGAAGGAGCATCCAGCGATATGTTCCATTCTTAATAAGACATCTGACAACGCAATATTCCTCTGACATATCAGAATTAACAAAATGTTCAAATGTAGTTACATCATCAGGGTGAACAAGTCCGTTAAAAGCTGAGAGCATTGTCTCTCCCATAAGATTATAAAATCTTTCATCTCCAATTTTGACAACATATCTGTCATCGAGTGTGAATTCAACCTCATTAGGCATATTGCCTTCGTATGAAATATCTAATTCATATTTACGCATAATTCCCCCATTCTAAGGAATCCGGCTGCTTATCCGTCAATATGTCCTTCCCGATTTTCCTTTTCTACTTTAACTTTAAGTATCATCCTGTTACGGACTTCAAGAGTCTTAAATATGTACCCATTATACTCAACTTCAAAGCTCTCCCCATCATCGGGTATTTTGCCAAGCTTATAAATCATAAAACCACTGAGTGTATCAATATCCTCACACTCAAATTCTATTCCTAACCTGGCTTCCACATCTTCAAGATCAGCCTGACCTTCTATTATATAAGAACCGTCTGCGTCGGTTACTATCTGTTCCTCTTCGTCATCATATTCATCAAGGATATTACCTACTATTTCCTCAAGTATATCCTCCATTGTTATGATTCCTGCTGTCTGTCCATATTCATCCACAACTATAGCCATATGGATTTTATCTGACTGCATCTGCCTGAATAATGGACTTATATTTCTCGTCTCAGGTATGCAATATGGCTGAAAAAGTATTTCTTTCCCAACCTCACCAAGTTTTCTGCTCTGGTTGCTTTCCTCTACATATATTTTGAGAAGATCACGGATATGTAACACACCTGTTATATTATCAATATCTCCATCATATACCGGATACCTTGAATAATTTTCTTCCATAACACGGTCAAATGCCTCTTTAACCGTAATATCATTATCAAGTGCTACAATATTGTTTCTGTGAGTCATTACATCTGATGCCTGCTTTTCTCCAAATTCGAATATATTGCCAATCATCTCAGCCTCATTCTCCTCAAGCACACCCTGTTCATGGCTCTCATTAACCATATCCATTATCTCTTCTGTTACATCCTCATCGCGTTTTCCTCTGCCAAATCTCTTAAACAGTGACGAAAACTTCTTTTCTTTCCCATCCGCGGGATGGCCGTCATTCATAATATTCCTCCATAAATAATATC includes the following:
- a CDS encoding sensor domain-containing diguanylate cyclase, with the translated sequence MRKYELDISYEGNMPNEVEFTLDDRYVVKIGDERFYNLMGETMLSAFNGLVHPDDVTTFEHFVNSDMSEEYCVVRCLIKNGTYRWMLLLKKKIYNVGSERMVKLVAQDIIVISNDFDMYYHRVRKYRALMNVIEEKIFEYDPETRMLTIYCYRNNKSEIFERMDLIEWRDACINKGYVTNDDVIHFEALCTSILSGMSSFTVKFSSSIMSRGERVDNLVFNGQALMIESDKRLTVGVISEPDKRTRVVQEHTDMDEAKLDSATGIYNKKAITDMITEEINKAAVENKNRQMYLMILDIDNFKRVNDSYGHYFGDEVIKSFADSLRMSVGGRGLVGRIGGDEFMVLLKDVSVEEIRIMLKSMRKGLKMLLAQKQPEYLFSTSIGISQFSKDGTDFETLFKIADAALYIAKEKGKDRYIIYDYDKHGDILADMKHDIAFGNEFMKPMAKYELAANIVMKVSLGQMKVMDVLSEIMDKLNIHGISIFAGNDMKCIYSTGHYKIKVENASYIYKDGYESHFDEYGINCVNNIASLTINFPEAFGRLRDNNICSFVQMKTMGNDEQEYTFEFDIFGTNRRKWSDTDISMLKMIVLGMTNAISGRLTD
- a CDS encoding hemolysin family protein; the protein is MNDGHPADGKEKKFSSLFKRFGRGKRDEDVTEEIMDMVNESHEQGVLEENEAEMIGNIFEFGEKQASDVMTHRNNIVALDNDITVKEAFDRVMEENYSRYPVYDGDIDNITGVLHIRDLLKIYVEESNQSRKLGEVGKEILFQPYCIPETRNISPLFRQMQSDKIHMAIVVDEYGQTAGIITMEDILEEIVGNILDEYDDEEEQIVTDADGSYIIEGQADLEDVEARLGIEFECEDIDTLSGFMIYKLGKIPDDGESFEVEYNGYIFKTLEVRNRMILKVKVEKENREGHIDG